The Osmerus eperlanus chromosome 25, fOsmEpe2.1, whole genome shotgun sequence DNA window CTGGTTCTTGTGTGCACacatgtgtggggggtgtgtttgcatttgttcttgtgcatgtacagtatttggtgtgtgtgtgtgcttgccttaCCGGATGTATCCAACCTGAGGTCTATGCTGGAGATACCAGCGGTAGGAGACCTTGTCCTTCCACCCCACGTTCCTGGGGTCCTTCCACAGGAGACGCACCTGATCGCTGGTGTCACCTGTGTGCCACAGAGAGTTCCTCAGGTACTCACCTGGGCCAGTCTTAGACTTCACTGCCTAGAGAAAAGAGATTTGTGTCACAAACAGAGGAGGGCGGCAGTGGGTAGGAGAGATCTTTTTCATGTACAACATACCCCTTCCTCGTCCAGACTgtcctccacaaacacacccctctccctcctccacacacacacccctctccctcctccacacatacacacctcttctccctccacacacacccctctccttcacactcacacccctctcctccacacacacacacccttctcctccacacagacctcttcctccacactcactcgctcctctccctcctccacacacacacgcacacaaactattctccctcctccacacacacccttctccatcctccacaaactcactcccttctctccttcctccacacacatacacttgctCCTCTCGCTcctcgacacacacatactgacacactcacacagagccttctccttcctccacacacactgatctcccacctccacacacacacaccactctccctcctctatatacacacctctccctcctccacacacacacaccttcagctgTATGCCTGGCTCAGCCACGGCTCGGAAGGGGACAGCCTGCCAGTAAGTCTGCTCTGTCTGCTTCCACATGACCACGTAGAAGGAGGACGAGTCCTGGTAGCCAAAGATGAAGCCGGCGTAGTCGTCATCTGTCACCGTGTTGACGTGGAATGTCCCCTCGAAGTCCACGCCGTTAAACAGCGTGTAACCTGGTCACGTGACGAAACCTCAACCCAATGTAGCTAGTACGGACAATCAGGACTTAATAGGGGGGAAATAATCTCAGTCTCTTATGGGCAGCATAAATAATGCTGAATCGTGAACCAGATTTTTATTGTGAAGAGTCATGCTTGACTGTGAGCAATCAGCTAGCGCACTGCTATGCTGACCAATTTGTTTGTCCTGCATTCCTTCATGATGGAAGGCATGACTTTTCCTAGAAAAAGATGCAGGATAGTAAAAGCTAACCTCAACCAATTACATCTGTACACTATAACAGAGAGAGAACCAAAAGCTAATTAATCTACACAGGTTACCTACACACACGTTTACTACACTCAACCCTGATCCTACCTTACATATACGTTAACTAACTTGATTTAGTCTTGTGTCTGCAGTAGTGAGAGTAAGTAGTCTTACATAAAGCTAGACTGGGGTCAGAGTTCATGGTCTTACCTACAGCTAGGCCAGGATCAGAGTTCATGGTCTGGACTATCTCCATGCCCTgaatagagagaagagagctcAATTActgtaacacaaacacacactgtggtaACCCAAGGCTGAATCAGCCACAGCAGGCCAGTCAGCCCCATGGTCGCACCCTGTGCTAaagcacaggtgtgtgttgtatgtggctTTTGCTTATGCCCGTCAGGCAGGAGTGGACACACCTGCAGCAAATTGGATATTTAGGACAAGGTAAGATAAGAAGGGCCAGCTCCAAACAGTGAAGGAGCATTTGGCGTGGTGACTGAGCAAAAAGAGGTGAGCTCCGAAGTTCGGCAAAGCGGATAACCTCTATTACTATTAGTGTTGTGCGTGCTCCCCGAGACCAATGGCTTGCCGGTGTAAGAAAAGAGACACCGAGTGAGGGCTTTCCCTTTGAGAGGACGCACTTCAGTTACATTTTGCCCTTTGAGAAGAAGAACTTAAGTTGTTAATTTGGTCTGCGTTTTTTTCTTTGAGACCTGCTTGGTCATCTAAAATAAATGCACAGGTGTGCTTTACCATCCCTCTGTGTCGCATGAAACCTGATTTATGTGCTGCTCACCTCGATTACTCCTCAGTGGTTgtcacaacactcacacatacttgGGATTGTTTTGATGTAGACTGTTGGCACACTGTTtggtttttacatttacatttagtcatttagcagacgctcttatccagagcgacttacagggtacagggacattcccccgaggcaagtagggtgaagtgccttgcccaaggacacaacgtcacgggcagagccgggaatcgaaccggtaaccttcagattactagcccgactccctaaccgctcagccacctgactggctGGTTTTTAATAGTCCTTTGTGACTTCTTGTCAGACTGTACGAACATGATCCCCACTGTAAGCCATGTCACACTGTAGGATCAGTTGTCATTAATGTCAGACTTTCCAACAATCGAGACATGAAAAACGGATGCATGCAAGAAGACTCAATCAGAATTAATTAAAGACACAGTTGTTGTAGGAGTAGCCACACTACAGGACTGCCTGAAATCTTCTGACAATGACAATTTAATCAGAGGAATAATTGGATCGTAAAGGCCATTAATCAGTTGTCGGGGAACATGTCAATTTAGCGATCAAAGATTACAGATTTAGGCCTAGGATTATAGGAATCTTTTAGTATTCTCAAAATTCGACCAAATTGTGGCCAGAATCGTACACTGTGCACCTGGCTTAACTCTAGCCCAAGGGTAATAGGTCACCTGGTTGAGAACCACCCAGTTGGGGTCAATCTGTGCGTCGCCCTCGGGGTCCAATACTACCGTCTGATAGGCTCGGAAGTCCGTCAGTGCCACCTCAGCATtttcaggacagttatctttcATGTCAATCACATTGTCACGGTCGAAGTCCCCAGCACATGCATCCCCAACCTTACTGTCTTCTGcagaacacaagcacacacacacatacaagtttGTATTGCTATTTTGTGGGCTCACAATTCAGTCTCATTCAAAATCATGTTTTTCCTTTCCCCTAAACGTACCCCTTACCCTAAAACTATCCACCAACCCTTGTTGTAATTCTGACCCAAATAGTCATTCTTAACCCTAAACCCCTTTAAATTGCACTTGAACTTGCTTTATGTCTTGAGGACCAAGAAAAGGAGGGAAAGTAGACAAAAAGTAAATAAGTAGGAGAAAATAAGTAAACATTTAGCATGTTTTACTATTCTTGAGGAGACCCCACAACAATACTTGAACaagttcaccaacacacacacacacacacacatatgcatgcacacactgctGTCTGACTAACTTTTAGTTTTCTTCTGGTCAGGGTTTGCCACCAGGCGGCAGTTGTCAACATCATCCAGTACCCCATCATtgtcatcgtcatcatcacaATCATCTCCCTgcacaaaatcaaatcaaactttaaAACCACtagttctcaaccctggtcctcagatgTTTCCTCAATAAATGTTTCCCTgcttcaacacacctgattcaaattaatGGTCAGTTCCCGActtctgcagagctagataacatTCATtttaatcaggtgtgttggatcaGGGAAACatgggaccagggttgagaaccactgctttaAACAGATAAATGCTTGACAGGACAACATTGGAGGAAAGCTAGGATCAGAATTATTTGGGGTTATAAAAGTTAATACCTTTCCATCTTTATCAGTGTCCAGCTGAGAGGAGTTGATGACAGTAGGACAGTTGTCTTTGGTATCTTGGTGTCCATCTCCATCACTGGGTGGAGAAAACAGCAGGTTAGGATGAATGCTATAGGTTCAGGAATATCACCGTAAGATCTAACCTAAGATCTAGATCCTCACTCATTTCATCACTGGTACCTGTCAACGTTGGTGTCACACGTGTCTCCCACCAAGTCGTCATCCACGTCAGACTGCAGGAGCAGaaacagagacacatacaccacacctttttaccacacacaccacgcgaccccacacactccccaccagcccacacacaccaccccacaccacacaaacccacacacacaaccccaccctacaccacaaaacacaccaccccacacataccaccacatctcacacaccacaTTATACCACCACCCTTTGGAGGACAGGGCTGCTCAGCTGGCTGGAGAGCAACAATATGGGGCTCTTTTGTTGGCTTGCTgggtgttgttgtggttgtgttaccTGGTTGGGGTTGACCATATCGGGGCAGCTGTCACAGGCGTCGCCCACCCCGTcattatctctgtctttctggtcAGTGTTCGGCACACGCTGGCAGTTATCAAGAATGTTTTTCAGACCTGAGGAGACCACGGACcattcagacacagacagaggggcAGAGCAGATGCAGTTTTCTTCCTTCAGTTGGCAATAAACTCCTCTACACTCAAAGATGGAAGGAGACCTATTTTTCCAGTGTGGGTGTGAGTTTGTTCTGTGCGTCCCCTTATCCAATGTCCTAATCTCCCTAGGcagcagtgtttgtgtgagccaGAGGTGGAATAGTTTCCACTGGCCCTCAGCTCTTGGCACCAGCTGGCCATGGAAAAATGTTTTAAAGGGGAGACAGACATGACCAAGCGCTCACAGATCCAAACAATCAGGAGCAGAGACAggatttgacacacacacacacacacacaatttatttTAAAAGGGCAATCTAGCAACTGAAAAGGCCATGAGGACAGTTTATGAAACAACAGTTCTGATAATTCCAAACTTCCCAAAGTGGGAACATTTAAATACAGTATTTCACAATTTTACAGgtactgtaaatgtaatgatgTTGCAGGCTGTCCCAGCTCCTGGAAAACAGTTGATGTAATGACTGGAGGATGTGAATGAAAGACAGTCTAGGCCTGGGGGATGTTTAAAACATACATGGCTCAGACACTCTAATGCTGTGAAAAGGTCTGAGGTCTGAGTCCCAGGTCTGCTTACACTCTGGGGACTGGTTCTGAACACTAATGCACGTCCACATTGACCTTTCAGCCTCACTAAAAAGTTTATAATGCCATTTCCTGAAACTGATGCAATGACTTACCAATAGGTCAAACTGGACAtacacagacaaagacagacacacacacacacacaaaccatctcCATCCATGTCGTCATCGCACTTATCTCCAAGCCCGtctttgtctgtgtctctctggtctGGGTTGTCTGTTATAACACAGTTGTCGCATGCATTGCCATGGAGATCCTTATCACTGTTTTTCTGGTCTACGTTAGGAACCAGCCAGCAGTTGTCCTAGCAGAGAAACAAACATCAgagtgtgtaggtgagtgtgtacaGGTGAGTGTGATGGTGAGAGTAAAGTTGAGTGTGTACAGGTGAGTTTGAAGGTGAGTGTGAAGGTGAGTGTGAAGGTGAGTGTTCACAGGTGAGTGTCTACATGTGAGCGTGCACAGGTTAGTGTGAAGGTAAATGTGCACAAGTGAGTGTGATGGTGAGTGTGTACAGGtgagtatgaatgtgtgtgaaggtgtagcCAAAAGAACACTGTATCAGTCTCTCACATCTATGTTAACAATCCCATCGCTGTCTGCGTCATCGTCACACGCATCTCCTAGCCCATCCCTGTCTGCGTCCTCTTGGCCAGAGTTagggacaaacacacagttgTCCTGAAAATAACAAACCACTTAGCTTCTGTGctttaagggagggagggaacatgaAGCCATACTGGATGAGAGAGTAGgaaataaaaaagagagagaagaaagagcggGGCATTTCTACCTTTTCACATTTGTTGTCCCTGCACTGGAGTTTGCTGTCAGGATAATCATCAATGTCTGTGTCTTTTCCACACACGTAGCCATTTCCTGCCCACCCAAtaccacactgacacacacggtACAGTATTTATAGTAGTAAATTGTACTGATTGGTATGTAGTTCTGACATGTCTGCTTGTGTCATTTGTTCCAACCATGTGTGTTTGCCAGTGTGTTCTCACCATGCAGCTGACGctgccatctctctctaccacacacTCTGCGTTGGTGTCACAGGGATTTGGTAGGCCATTGGCACACAGCCTCTCCCCTCGGCAATCTCTCACTTGGTCCCCAGAGAAGCCACTCAAACATTCCCCACAGCGGTACGAACCCTAGGGGATGCAACAAAAAACAACTCAGGCCTGTTGACTCAGAAAGGACAGTATGGACTTTTTTCTGCTGTGGTTATCTGGTTTATGGTGGTTCTTCTCACCACTGAGTTGTGGCAATAAGAGTTTGCTGTACACCCGCCGTTGTCTGGTGGCCCCTGGCACTCGTCTATGTCCTGACAAACCTGAACACAACAGACAAAGTAAGAGACACATTTGAAATATGTGTTCTTCAAGTGTTTGCATGGATTAAGTGTGTTAGCGTGAGTTAGCGTAGCAttggagagagtgtgttagcGCTGGTTAGCGTGTGTTAGCATGTTGGCGTGTGCTGGACCTGTTTGTTGGCCTGCGCATAGGCAACCCCCACTCCGTTGATTTCTGGTCCTGTGTATCCCAGAGGGCACCTCTCACAGTGGAACCCTGGCACGGTGTTCACACAGCGCACGCCAGGAAAGCAGGGGTTAAACTGGCACTGTAAtacacaaacacgcgcacacacacacaggttaagaAGAAGGAAAGGTCTTCAAGGATGTGTGAGCATAGTGCCGTATACAcaaatagacacacaaacatacacacacctacctcgTCTACGTCATCGCAATTTACCCCATCTCCTGTGTACCCGTCAGGGCAGGGGGCACACTCAAACCCTCCTCCCTGTGCCGGGAGGCACATGGTCTGCAGGAAGCACGTTCCTGGAGCGCACTTTGATCTTGCTGTACCTGAGGATTCACTGCCCCCTAGtcctgaacaaacacacacacttctcacaaACCTCCCACCATCTACGTAAGAATAAATGTGCCAGAGAAAAAGATCTTCGTACCACAGGCCAGACACTCAGAGATGGTGTTCCTCAGGAAGGCTGTCTCCTTAATCTTCACCATGGATCAAGCATGTAAACACATCCATTAGACCTAACCTTGACCACAGAGTGAGGCTACACAAGAAaatgtagtggtggtggtggggggggggggggtcaagatgAGTGAGGGCATGGTGAGGGGCATGTTGAGGGGGCAGTGGCTTTACCTGCTGAAGGAGCAGGTCTCTCATTTCTGACATCATCTTGGTAAGGTCCAGAATCTGAGATGAGTCCTGTCTACCCTGGAGGCCTGCGGGAAACATAGTTTGGTCACATTCAAGTCGACAAATGGAAACAATCTGCTTTGTTCTGCCAGTGTTCTTACCCAGGAGCTGCAGTGACTCTCTCTGCTGGGAGCTGCAGTCCTGAAGAGTAGCCACATTGTCTATGGTGTCCTCAATCACCAGCTTTAGGTCAGTCAGCTTATCCTAAAACACagatagaaggagggagatTGAGCGGTAGAGTTTTTATAATTTTCTTGCACTCAAGGCGCTACAATACAGTAGAAATTATAATAATTCAGCATAATATACAATTTGCTAAAAGGTGTTAAGAACATAATGTAAAGATTGTAAGTTTGTACAACAAGGAATTTTAAACAcattcattcatacacacaAAATTCATGCATTTATTTACAAATAATTACCAAAAATcccattctgtctctcttttttaaGCTATTCA harbors:
- the thbs4a gene encoding thrombospondin-4a isoform X1; the protein is MALWTMIISLALLQLAVTVRAQGIVYDLLASPDCLPDLLQGGLRTKGLDEAFLLSSFKLHNKVPAQLYSISNPTDSSKYLDLSVQAKLNKVTVRYMKADGRFGTTSFNHASLADGMEHHVMLHASGLNQHSPPRIAVYVDCSLVHTMDELPAVFGALPPGPNRVALRTLQSTVQDKLTDLKLVIEDTIDNVATLQDCSSQQRESLQLLGLQGRQDSSQILDLTKMMSEMRDLLLQQIKETAFLRNTISECLACGLGGSESSGTARSKCAPGTCFLQTMCLPAQGGGFECAPCPDGYTGDGVNCDDVDECQFNPCFPGVRCVNTVPGFHCERCPLGYTGPEINGVGVAYAQANKQVCQDIDECQGPPDNGGCTANSYCHNSVGSYRCGECLSGFSGDQVRDCRGERLCANGLPNPCDTNAECVVERDGSVSCMCGIGWAGNGYVCGKDTDIDDYPDSKLQCRDNKCEKDNCVFVPNSGQEDADRDGLGDACDDDADSDGIVNIDDNCWLVPNVDQKNSDKDLHGNACDNCVITDNPDQRDTDKDGLGDKCDDDMDGDGLKNILDNCQRVPNTDQKDRDNDGVGDACDSCPDMVNPNQSDVDDDLVGDTCDTNVDSDGDGHQDTKDNCPTVINSSQLDTDKDGKGDDCDDDDDNDGVLDDVDNCRLVANPDQKKTKKDSKVGDACAGDFDRDNVIDMKDNCPENAEVALTDFRAYQTVVLDPEGDAQIDPNWVVLNQGMEIVQTMNSDPGLAVGYTLFNGVDFEGTFHVNTVTDDDYAGFIFGYQDSSSFYVVMWKQTEQTYWQAVPFRAVAEPGIQLKAVKSKTGPGEYLRNSLWHTGDTSDQVRLLWKDPRNVGWKDKVSYRWYLQHRPQVGYIRARFYEGSTLVADSGVRIDTSMRGGRLGVFCFSQENIIWSNLKYRCNDTIPVDYQEFSAQHSYEQ
- the thbs4a gene encoding thrombospondin-4a isoform X2, which produces MALWTMIISLALLQLAVTVRAQGIDLLQGGLRTKGLDEAFLLSSFKLHNKVPAQLYSISNPTDSSKYLDLSVQAKLNKVTVRYMKADGRFGTTSFNHASLADGMEHHVMLHASGLNQHSPPRIAVYVDCSLVHTMDELPAVFGALPPGPNRVALRTLQSTVQDKLTDLKLVIEDTIDNVATLQDCSSQQRESLQLLGLQGRQDSSQILDLTKMMSEMRDLLLQQIKETAFLRNTISECLACGLGGSESSGTARSKCAPGTCFLQTMCLPAQGGGFECAPCPDGYTGDGVNCDDVDECQFNPCFPGVRCVNTVPGFHCERCPLGYTGPEINGVGVAYAQANKQVCQDIDECQGPPDNGGCTANSYCHNSVGSYRCGECLSGFSGDQVRDCRGERLCANGLPNPCDTNAECVVERDGSVSCMCGIGWAGNGYVCGKDTDIDDYPDSKLQCRDNKCEKDNCVFVPNSGQEDADRDGLGDACDDDADSDGIVNIDDNCWLVPNVDQKNSDKDLHGNACDNCVITDNPDQRDTDKDGLGDKCDDDMDGDGLKNILDNCQRVPNTDQKDRDNDGVGDACDSCPDMVNPNQSDVDDDLVGDTCDTNVDSDGDGHQDTKDNCPTVINSSQLDTDKDGKGDDCDDDDDNDGVLDDVDNCRLVANPDQKKTKKDSKVGDACAGDFDRDNVIDMKDNCPENAEVALTDFRAYQTVVLDPEGDAQIDPNWVVLNQGMEIVQTMNSDPGLAVGYTLFNGVDFEGTFHVNTVTDDDYAGFIFGYQDSSSFYVVMWKQTEQTYWQAVPFRAVAEPGIQLKAVKSKTGPGEYLRNSLWHTGDTSDQVRLLWKDPRNVGWKDKVSYRWYLQHRPQVGYIRARFYEGSTLVADSGVRIDTSMRGGRLGVFCFSQENIIWSNLKYRCNDTIPVDYQEFSAQHSYEQ